In the Ornithodoros turicata isolate Travis chromosome 5, ASM3712646v1, whole genome shotgun sequence genome, tcgtgttcaacctaaaaaCGACACGCTTATGTCCCGTCCTATACGCTTGTTATCATTGGCTGCAATGGCAAACCGCATCACTCTACGCGTCGCGGCATTGTATAGTGCGCCGACAGCGTAACTATAAGGCCTGTACAGGCTGCACCtgatggcgctgcagtattaCCGTAACTCTGTTGACGGACTACATTTTGTGCCGTTTCTAGGCTAAACACGGATTGTAACTTTCACATATTCATCGGTCTCCGCGTCTTGGTTGTGAAGGGATGGAGGGTATTGACCATATCGGAATCCCAGCGATTGTCTGTCAAGGTATCACTGCCCCCGGGCCGCGTGCTCGGATATTGTACGAAGAATCCAAGGCACGaatgtagagagagagagagagaaatacatgatgacgatgatatggggatgacttccgctcattgagcagaatgctaccccattgctattgggtcCATGTTTGTCAATCCAATGtccaatctttgtcagtccgacgaaaggaggttggaaacgcagcccaccccggcatcgcagaaagacacacaggcacggcttatcacgtccgactttcgctgggataatgctttccctctcccaattttgggaactgttactttttctactatcactctgtgggctggcttcggaaccacCTTTCGTTTGACttagagcgattgcgctcaaaaagtcatcgcgcgttatggtacGGTTCTCCGAAAAGCATAATAttgggctattttttccgaggggatagctcctgaatatccctgtcaattatcattaatttgggtaaattagacacgctcttcatattggtggggtaaaaaagtgacctttacttggcaaatttccgagttcagttcgcgaacatttacataattaaacttggggtacatgacagtAACTttagaaggtggcaaaaacctaataagaacaaatgccgttgaccgcatgattctaggttctaggtggcgtagttttttattataattcaatgacacattttctgggacaccctgtatgtcactcccttttggagagtacaattactctcaaaacaGAGTCTCCTCATTCCCTCCAGACCCTTTAACTCCTTACTGGAGAGTGATATTACTTTGTAACTAAGCTGTAACTTTCACATATAGGCACGGTTTCATCAACGATCTGAGCCGAGATCAACGGTCtgttaacttgaatttaactgTTATATctgtgcttcactaaagggagttattgttactgaaacattcatgacgtcaccaactaacgtttgcaaAAAAATAATTGAGTGTTGACTTCAAGTTTTAGTgacgcttgatctcggttcaaactTAACCAGCGCttgtgaaaccgggccttaatCGATCTCCGCCCGCCTGCATGGCCATATTGGTATCCCAGATCTTCCATCAAATTAACGTTGCCCCCGGAAACGCATGCTCGGATATCGTACGAAGAATCCAAGGCAGGAACGTGGATACCCTGCTGTACACTCCAGGAAAGTCTGATGAGCCGCAGCCGACTCCGAAAGACACGATGCCTGCCAGCTCCCAGAAGATCCGGTCATTAGCCGAAGCCTCGATGACCAGGGGTCCGCCGGAGTCTTGCTGCGTGTGAGGACACGGTAGAACGTTATTTACGTGACGATGACACGATCGTTCACAATGGCATATACGCCTCCCCACCTGGCAAGCGTCGGCACCTTTGCTTGTGAGATTCCCGGCGCAGACAAAACTTTCTTCGACGCCCCGCGGAAAAATTCGTTCGTAGTTCGAGAGGCCTTGATAGATCTTGTCGCATCGGTTGGTGTCAACGATGGGAACCTCGCCTTCTTGTAAGTGTGTTTGCAAGCGGCCACCTGGAATTTTTTAAATGTTGATGATGAACGGTGTTAGTTCTGTTATAGCGTCTTCCAGCCCTATtatagagcagtgtttcccaaacttttggcggtagCAGACCCCCGGAAgggatgagaaccaattcacggaccccccccccccacacacacacacacacacacacacacaccgtcacagccagtgcataaccagcaacctcgtcagctgttgcgtgctttcgatacagcttcagaaacgattccggtctggcttcttcttcttgtttgtatgtgtatgacgcggacaaacgtgcattgctggacttttctatcagaaattagaagccagccgttgaagcatgcttgtagcaattttggaagttctgggtgtttggaaatcgggcagcattgACGAGCGCGTATTTGTGGGGatgaaaatcctcactgaaatgtgagagacggtcgcggacccccacagACACTCTCgtggacccccaggggtccgcggaccacactttgggaaacactgttATAGAGGAGGACTTCTCTTGCTCGCGATATACGTTTTTCGAGTGACCAGACAGCGGCATGCTGCTTGGGTGTATGTCTGCGTGCGGGAGTCCTGGGACGCGCTCCTGGAGCACCTCATGGGGAACTGGGCGGGCATTTGTCTGAAGGTGTACGAGGAAGACATGCCGAGGGAAAGACCCAAGCAGCATAACTGGTACAGCCACGTACGTCCCAGTCCCGCacggaagattttttttttcttcttccacttAGATACGGTATATGTGGAGCCTTGCATAGGAACTCACTTTCCTTAGGGCATGCCCTACATATCTCGTGACATATGAGGGCATCATTTACAGATTGAATCATTTGCCGCCACAGTAATGACGTCGATTTTTAAATGGTTCCAGTGCGGAGAACAAAGAAGTACTTGTAAAATACAAGTTGAACAGATAAACTGCCGTagacgcagacaagctggtaGACGAAATCCATGAAGAACGAAGCCTGGGCGTGGGCAACACAGAAGGCTACACAGACACACGACTGTTCAACcgtgtgtctgtcccttctgtgttgccCACGCTCGGGCTTGGTTCTTCATGAACAGTTGAACCATGGTTGAACTCTTCGCCATTCCTCTGTCGTGAACCTTTGAAATGATTCCAAATGGGTgcctcttaaaaaaagaaagagagaaagagaaaaacggGCTGGGCAGACGGCTGACGAACGCGCCATTTGTTCGGACTCTTTACCGAAGCTTTAGAAAGAAGacagtcgtgtgttcgtgtcgtccttcTGTGTGCCCAccctcaggcttttacattatggagaaATTTCATAGTttgtgctgaaaaaaaaaaagaactacctTATTTACATTACGGTTACGTTATTTATTTTGACATCAAAACACTTCGTTCCTTCCagagcagggttgcggagttgccactccggagttggaatgattccggaatcattccagatttagcagagcccggaatggaattggaatgaaatggcggaaactgtcctaggaatgggaatggaatggtccgggtgccccggtggcagttttggtttaaacgtgctggtttctgccctcgtaCCCTTTGCaacgcacctgcacacggtcaagagtgaaataaccttgtatTTGTGCTTTTTtacgtgcttggtaatgtcaatctcctctatatagcactgctggacttgccactATGGTtgccggtccttttcttttattgggggaattaacggaatggaatttggttgccaagccattccaggagtgggaactgaccataccttttcattccgaggaatttaaaggaatggaattatcgcaaatctccattcctcggaatggaattggaacggaatgggaggcCCCATTCCAGCAACCCTGTTCCAGAGAGGCACCCTGAGACGCCCCGGTTGGCATCATCATTTCCGTATGTTTGCCATCGACatgaggtacactcttaaaaatgaacttcaccacatagcactctcctagccaaccatcatcccgaatgacaacgttctcgcccctgatttgttgaaaacgggaggaggagcctattttgtgcataatggcacaaaataggctcctcctcccgttttcagcaaatcaggggcgagaacgttgtcattcgggatgatggttggctaggagcgtgctatgtggtgaagttcatttctaagagtgtacgtgcaCTAGCAGTTGTGCTTGGGTTCCTGAAAACGTACCGAACATATCGTGTCCCCAGCCGAGTACAATAGCCCTGTCTGCACCAGGCTCAGCTCCTTTCTCGGGTAGGCAGGCGGCAGGGGCTTGTATTGCTCTGATGGGAACGGCCGTATCCAGTACAAGAAGGGCCACGTCGCCGTAGAACCGCCGCTTGTCGTAGGTGGGGTGGATGTGAATGGATTGGACGCGGCGCTCGTAGCTCTCTTTTTGGTGTTGGCTCTGCTCTATACTGACGCCACCAACTAGGGCCATGAAACGAGTGTCGTTACTGAAAGTAAAAAATACATACTTACTACGTTTTCCGACGAAGCGTAACCCGCACGGGGATTGAAACGATTATAATATACAGCTCTCGCCTTAGGTTGGAGAAACCTCTTGTTCGCGTTTCGTTTTACCTGCTTACCATCTATAAGTTGACAAGAGTGAGCAGTACGCGCTGTCAACAACTGATATATACTTGCAGGGCGACAGTACGCTAAGCACCATAGAGTAACTGATGCCACTTCCCCGAAATGGTTTCACAGAGCTATGGCTCTGCAAGACGAGGGACCAATAATGGGCTGCCCGAGCGGACATCTCGCCATAGGGGGCGTCGGTATAGCAAGATAGGTTATGGCTCGACGGGATGACACGTCTGTGTGGGGACGGGGACAAAAATGACACCAGGGCTTATGGTTCTTTTTGTGGTGTGAATGTACACCAGCTCGTTACTATTTTGCTTTATCCACGCGCCAAGGGAAGACGTTGATTAGGATTGGCGTACTGCCACGGTCGGTAACTGAATACAGTGATCTCGTTCGCAATGAAAATTGATTATTCTGAGGCAAGAACTACAAGAAGGCCTCGAAGTTCATAAGAGCTGAAAGGTGATGGAAATGTGGCGGCTGTTCCGTAGCAGAGATTTCGAGGAAGTTCCTTAGGATACAGACGATATTTTCTTCGGAAACATAATTTGCAGTCAATAGACACTGTATAAAGGTCGTCCAGAACTTACAGCTTATCGTGGAAACAGTGGGCTGCCGATAACACGACGCGATCTGTGATGAGCACTCCTCCGCACCAGAAGTTGCGCTCGTGCGAGCCTTCGTGAAATATGGCAACCTGTAATGCATTTGTTCGTTGAGCGCAGTAAAGACAAGTTTGCAAAGATTATGTGACTTACCGCGAACTTGTATTTTCCAAGTTTCACATTCCTTCCACGTATAACCGCTGGCCGTACAAACATGGCGGCTCTGCGCACCAGCCTTGGCACCGCTTTACCGCAGTCTGTGCGGAAATTTAAGAAATTTAAGGGTGATGGCAATGTTaaagatgaaagaaagaaaatttttGGGTTCTTGCATACATGACTTGGTGCCTGCGTGTTCGCACTTAGTACCACGTCTGTGTTTCTTGCGGTACGAAACGCTCACATTCGGTTAAAAAATGCGCCCCTTCCAATCACCCACACAAGATGCCTGATCAGTATTCCAATAAATCTGGAAGCGTCTACAGGCGTCTACGGCAATCTGCTGTATAGTCCACTGCAAGTCAGGCTGTCTATCGTCGGAGCTGTGTATATCGGTAGAATGTGGTAAAATCTACAGCTTCGTATATACCTGAACTGAGCCATTCGTCAATCGTACTAGTACATCTTCGGCACAAATGAAAACTTCACTGCGTGTACTTCATTATGTCAAGGAGGAAAGTGCCGTAAACCAAAACCCCATTCCTTCGTGCTTGTGAGCTGAATTACCGCAACTCGCAGAAAATTCTGAAACAAATACCTACACCTTCTATTTTCATTGAGCACTACATCAGACAAACGGGATATCCGTAGGTCATCCTCAGAATAGCGCCCTGCCGTCTGTTCAGTCGCATTCAAAGGGCAGCAGATGTACGTTGTCCCATGACGAAAGTCGCACAACGTTGGAAGGTGTTCTTCTCGTGGCCGTCTCTGCTCGTAGTCGCACGTCTTAGAGGGAACGCAAAGTCCGTGTACACCACCAACGCTCTCACATGGCCGTACACCGCTCTCTGAAGTCGTTCTCGAGCTGTCCAAGGTCGAGCTCTTCGGGAGAGTTGTTCCAGAAGGTGTTGTTGTCGGACGTGGCGTTGTACTCGATGCAGTTGCGACGGACAACCGCTTAGCGTCCTGCATTTGCGTCATCCTAGGGCAGCACACGATAGGGACGAGCCCGCGCGCTTTGCAGAACCTTGGAAACTTTAGTCTCAGAATCCCTCGCAAGGACCGCGTACATCTCAGTAGTGGAAGACATTCGCCGTCCACAGCGCCGCCACTTTTGGGGTGTCTTGCGCGGCATGCTTCCGCTCCTGCAGACAGATATAAAAGGTTATTTTCTTGCGCGTCTGAGCCATGATTGGTTCATGTCGTAGCCTATTCGGCATTCCCTACTCGTGCCGTTCACCTGCTACATGAAAcgtttaaagtgccactacgggtTAATAAAATGATATTaattttatttcgtattataaATAAACCTCGCAACGGTACGCAAAGTAAAAGTTCCGTAAGTGGACATCGCCCCCTTCCAGGAATTttcggcgaaaaaaaaaacgcaaaacaCAGTAGTTTAGGATTCTCAAAAAGTAGATGACGTCATGAAGGACTCTGGTGTCTGCCTCCTAAACAAAAGCGCGCACCTTCCCTGTCTCCGCTCTCTTCCTCACGTTCGAAGACTCCCACATTGCTGGTATACACGGAGAAGTATAGTCACTAATTCATTTGGGACTCCCGTCTTCCTGTTAACCGCGTTAAGCTTCGTTATCTCGTTGGCGCTTTGCTGAGAAACTGAGGAAAAAGTTCAAGAAATGAGAAACTCCTTACCGCACACACCACTGGGAACGATGCAGAGGACCAGCAGAAAGAACGACGCCGCAAATGAACGTATCCTATATTTTGCGGTTCCCATTAGAAGCTGCGTGGAGTGAAGACGGAAAGAAACGCGCCAGATGCGGCGTTGTCTGTTCCGCTTCCTTTTGCAATGACGGGGAATTTTCAGTTGTAACGCAAAGGATGGGTTTGTCAGTCTTGAACTACCCCCGCCCTGTGCTGTTCCCTTGGCAACGCCATGCTATATCCTATTTCCTGGAAGAGATACCTTAGTGACATGAGGATCCCACGGACAACGAAAATATAATTTGCGTAATATTCATCAACTAGTAGAAGCTTATGTGATTAGCTTGCAGCGTGAAGGAGGTCTGGCGGTTCGCACTTATTGGGCCACGCATTGTACGGTAATAGCAGGCGTGACTTACTTTGAAGCACAACGAACATCTATGTATGTATAAGGTAATGGGTCAATATTCCACGTGCATTCTCCTGCGACTATCCAGACAGCTGTAGAAAATACTGAAGCAGCTACGATTGCTTGCTGACTCTGTGGTGAAAAATTAATTTCCAAACATATGGTGTGTCACATATGTACCAAGGCGTTACGTCCATATCAACAGAtgagctttaaaaaaaaaaaaaggaaagatccCACCGTGCGACTCTCTTTCgccttttatttttctttattttctttatttattttttgcacaGCGAGTGTGCAAAGCGTGTGCACAGCATGTGTGCTTGTCCTTCGCCGTTCCCCAAGTAGTATTTCTATACACAACGCCTATACATTGCTCCTTGCATCACGCGCTACACACGGAGGCAGTCCTAAAAAACGGTTGGCAACAACAGTGCTGCAGTTGTAGTTCCGTTTTCTGCTTTTCTTTATCTGGAGCTCAGCTGTTCGAGTCACCTTTCATTCTTTCATTCGCATGTCCCGCGTTGTTTTTTCTTTGCGCCTGCTTCGCTGCAGACGAACAGGTATTCCTCGTGACCTTGGCCAGTGCCAGTGCGTGACGTAACGGTCACTTCACAAGAAAAAGCGCACCGTTGCACAATCGGCGTCCTTCCTTCGAAGGAGTGCACTTTCACTGCGAAGGACAAGAGGCAgacagtgtgtgtgtgaatcTCAACTACAGCGGCTCCTGCTTCATAAAATGAGCCAGTTGGGTAAGTCCTCAACCTAACGGCTTTCCTGTGGCATAGTAGTGACAAAGCGCCTGTTAGCTCTGCATATGTTTTTGCCTTTGTTTGCGCAGAGTTGGAGTTGAGAAATGAAGGTCGATTCTTAATCGCGCTCTTTGACAATGACCTTTCGACTGCAAAAGACTTGCTGTCTGGCGTGGAGGGTCCACCCATCGATGCTGATATCCGTATCAGGGTCGGCGGCGAGTTCAAGCCGGCGATCTGTATCGCTGTTGAACGAGATCTTGTGCAAATGGGTATgtatagactttttttttttttttgcaatcatCTGGTGACTACGGTAGAGTGCCGAGTTCACAACTAAACCTGCTCATATGTTTCAGTGGAGCTTCTCTTGAAATATAACTGCAGCGTAAACCAGAGCTCCTCGAGTGGCATGTCAGCGTTGCACCTTGCAGTTGCCCGAAGGAACATGGCTACAGTGCAGCTTCTTCTGAGAAGCAGAGCCAACGTGCATTGTGTTGACCGCGATGGTCTAACTCCGCTTCACGTTGCAGCTTCCCACGCAGACTGTGAACTCAGTAAGTTTGGCGTTACTATCGCACCTCCTTATTTCTTCTGCCTATGTGCATCACGCTTGTGCTTTCAGACATAATCAAGTCACTAGTGGCAGCTCATGGAGAGCTTGAGAAGTGTGACCGCAACAAGAACACTCCGTTGCTTACTGCCTGTTACTCAAATAATGTGCACATTGCACGCTACTTGATCGAGAAAGGTGCCAATGTGAATCACGCTAACGACAGGGGCGACACACCACTACATATTGTCTGCAGTTCAAGTTCACCCTCCTTGACTCTTGTCGAGGCTCTACTCGATGCAGGCGCCAAGGTAATCCCGAAAAAGACTGTTACGTGAACGACTGCGTATTTACTCTGACCGACGTTTTACCGCTATAACTTACAGGTAAATGTGCAAAACAGCCTCGGACTCACCCCGCTGCTATGTGCGATCACCATGTGCAGCATCCAAAAGAGCACGGTCGAGAGACTAATTTCTCAGGACCAGGACATGACCGTCAGGTTCGGACCCATGCGTGAGACAGTGCTGCACCTTGCAGTGCAGACCAGCGAGTCGGCAACCATGGCTTTGATTGCTTGCGGATGTGACCCAGCAGTTGAAGATGGAGTGCAAAGGACGCCATTGGAATATGCTCTGGCACTGAATCATCCTTTACTAATGTGGATGCTGAGGGCATGCCCCACACAAGGCCCATCGTGGAAACGGCTCAAGGACAAAGCTCTGTTTTATTGCCGTTACGGCGACGTGTCTGCAAGGCGGATAGTTGAGGAGCTGCGGAATGTTCCGCGGTTGACCCGTGTTTGCCGGTACGCCCTCAGGAAAAAGTACGGGTGCCACGCTGATGCTGTGATATCGAATATGCAGTTGCCAAAACCATTGCAGGAGTTTCTGCTGTTGAAAGTAGCCTGATTTGTACTCTCGTTTCCATAGCAGCTATTTAGTGGGGCGGTTGCCAACATTGCTAGTAAGGGTTGTTCAGGAATTGTGGGTACGGACATAAGTTTGCACAATTGCACAGACAGCATTTGTGGACGTGCGTTTTTGATGCACTCGATATATTCCCAATTGTTGAGTTCTTCTTTGTTTGACCGTAGGAAGTACAAACATCTGCTTGTTGCAGGAACAAATTGTCCTGTGAAGTAGTTCGAAGTAATTTAAGTATGGTTTGAATATTCATTTTTTGCAATTCACCAGACACCAGGAACTTTCTGTTGTCATTGCAAGCCTCATTTATAAAGCTTAcatcaagttttttttttcttttaagagAAGGAagttttcttcttggaaggtCTTTGTGGTCTATTTTTTGTCCAATATATTTTGTTGTCTATTTACATCCCTAGTAGTTTCCTTGTCTTCGATATTTTCAATCGAAATGGAATACTCAATTACTGATTGACATACTCAAGGTTGTGGTTATTATGAACTGTTGTAAGCATACAATAACTAAAACCAATAAAGAACTGTTGGTATGACCTCCTATTTCCTTTCAGCTGACTCATGTCAAAGCATCTTCCATGCGGCCTGCAGTTGTAGGGAGAGTGCTTAGCTGACAATGGTCTAAtggatatttttttatttgttacaaAATTTTTATTGAAAGAAACTAGcggagcaaaatagatgccgttttagcaggttggttatatggccaggcgaaatgctgtaggacagcgtatgcaactagTGCTAAAATACATTAActatgttttctgggaaatgcgagatagcagaattggagtaAGATATTATCGAAATCCACAGTCCTTATCAAACGCCCTGTGAAGCGAATATACTTGTCAAATTGCAAATGAcgcgaaaccagaactacacgctttccgagcgcagaaacgacgcgaccttcgccttatctgaGTCGGGCAGCTGTCTGTCTCAGGGTTAGCGGCTACTCCAATCAGCTttatcgctccaaagcacgtggcttCTTGTCGATATCCGACCCCTCCCCACACTGGCTATACCACTGACACGAGCTCCATAGCTTTCCACGATTGCGTGACCCTGGGACCCTGACTGCAAACAGCAGCTCGGCCTGATCGTTCACTCATTGGTCTACTCGTGTATACGTCAACGTGATGTCTTTGTACCTTTCGTGATGTCGTGTACCTTTGGTAAACCATTCCCCTCcccaaatatttttctggctccGCAACTGTTCAGTACCCGATCTGTACGAGGCAGCCGTCAAGCCTACATAACACGACTGATGTTAGCTATAAAGGGAGCCTGTCTGGCAACGTGATATCGAAACCACGTGGTTTTTGTTTTGTGCCGGATCGCGGTTAGCTCTTCATACAACCCTTGTATACACGGTAGTTTCTGGTGAAAATGTGGGGCGACACTGTAGAGCCGGAAGAACGGGATGACTTTACAGAAGAGGAGCTGCGGATACCACCTGTGAAGTACGAGTGTGAGTGGCATCAAATGCCTTGATCTGTAACGACTTCCATGCAACGAAGTCGATGATGTCATGCTGTGAAAGGCGTATTGCGTTTGCTTCAAAATCCAAAGGCAAGAGCATTCGCTctagtgatttatccagacccccccctaACAACCCCCCAAATggtcagtgacaccccctaactttttcacctgtgtaccccctacagggggtgcgcttgcgatttcagctttaggcacatgtcagtaatgatatgttaagctgtaatgacgcaACTACagtaatgacccccccccccccccccagttttttccaacacccctccgtgcttgggattctggataaaccactgattCGCTCGAACCTCTCTTTCTCCCCACTTTGTACACCAGTCTTTCAGTTTTTCTGTATCCAGTTTCGCTTGCATATTATCTCGTATAAGTTCATCACTTCGTGTTTGTTCATATTTGGTTGTTTTACAGGAACATGCTCTGTGTCAATCTAACCGTGTTGTTCGAGTGATTTTTATGAATAGTCAGCATTAAAAACCAAATGAAAAAGTCCAAACAAGTCAGAAATGTCCGAGGATTATCATCAGAATATTATTGGCGCATTATTTTCTTTTCAGATCTGGATCATCCCGCAGACGTCCAGTAAGCTACCTACCTGTCTTACCTGTCTTATTTGCACGTAGATTAGCATGAAATCCCATATCTTCTTCTCTTATTTACAGGCTTCATGGATGTATCCTTCTTTTATGGGCCTGCTACAATAAATCGGGAGAAATATATGTACGGTTTTCCTCAATTATGTGCAGGGGGTGACGACCTCACAGAAGCCTTTGAGCAGGTAAGCTCAGATATAGTGcatgagagagggaaaaaaaaagagatcaTGAAATGTTGTGTTTGTTTAAAATTACATTGCTTGCATTCCACAGGTTGCTGTTGCAATGTTTGGTTACATGACAGAGATAGACAAAGTCAACATTCGCATGACCATGGATGTAGAAGCACAAGGTAAAATATAAAAGAGGTCATTGTTACAGAGCAACTGATGTAAGGTTGGATCACCACGCTTTCAAGTTTATCGCGAAGCAAGGCATTATACACTTTCAGGATGATTTAAGTTCAAAGGAACCTAATTTTACACAGAGCATAATACCCAACAGACATGTTCTTTTTAAAGTGCTGAACTCGTTTATACCAGCTTTGATGCTCATCTATGACTAAACTTCTGAGACTCTCAACAGCAGAGGAAAGTGAAGAAAGCAACCAACGTCCAGAATGGTCATGATATGCAGGAAATTCAACAGTGAAGCCTTCTTTAATGTTCACAAGCTTTCTTGTAGTAGTCTGCATTTCTTCCTGAAGAAATTTAGACTACTATGTGAAAGCTTGTGAAT is a window encoding:
- the LOC135395286 gene encoding proclotting enzyme-like; protein product: MGTAKYRIRSFAASFFLLVLCIVPSGVCGAEACRARHPKSGGAVDGECLPLLRCTRSLRGILRLKFPRFCKARGLVPIVCCPRMTQMQDAKRLSVATASSTTPRPTTTPSGTTLPKSSTLDSSRTTSESGVRPCESVGGVHGLCVPSKTCDYEQRRPREEHLPTLCDFRHGTTYICCPLNATEQTAGRYSEDDLRISRLSDVVLNENRRYCGKAVPRLVRRAAMFVRPAVIRGRNVKLGKYKFAVAIFHEGSHERNFWCGGVLITDRVVLSAAHCFHDKLNDTRFMALVGGVSIEQSQHQKESYERRVQSIHIHPTYDKRRFYGDVALLVLDTAVPIRAIQAPAACLPEKGAEPGADRAIVLGWGHDMFGGRLQTHLQEGEVPIVDTNRCDKIYQGLSNYERIFPRGVEESFVCAGNLTSKGADACQQDSGGPLVIEASANDRIFWELAGIVSFGVGCGSSDFPGVYSRVSTFLPWILRTISEHAFPGATLI
- the LOC135393934 gene encoding serine/threonine-protein phosphatase 6 regulatory ankyrin repeat subunit A-like, giving the protein MSQLELELRNEGRFLIALFDNDLSTAKDLLSGVEGPPIDADIRIRVGGEFKPAICIAVERDLVQMVELLLKYNCSVNQSSSSGMSALHLAVARRNMATVQLLLRSRANVHCVDRDGLTPLHVAASHADCELNIIKSLVAAHGELEKCDRNKNTPLLTACYSNNVHIARYLIEKGANVNHANDRGDTPLHIVCSSSSPSLTLVEALLDAGAKVNVQNSLGLTPLLCAITMCSIQKSTVERLISQDQDMTVRFGPMRETVLHLAVQTSESATMALIACGCDPAVEDGVQRTPLEYALALNHPLLMWMLRACPTQGPSWKRLKDKALFYCRYGDVSARRIVEELRNVPRLTRVCRYALRKKYGCHADAVISNMQLPKPLQEFLLLKVA